The genomic DNA TTATCTTCTTGATGGCCATCTGTCTGTTTCAGGGCGTCAGTGACTGGATCTTAGATCTTTGATTGATTACTCCTCCTTATTAATCCATCCCCATTCCACTTTAATTTCGACATGTTTCACTTCCCCTATAAGATTGTTCTGATAGGGGGTTGGTCTATCATAACTCGTTGAGGTCTTAGCTCAGGCAAGGAAATTTGTCATGTTGAATTAGGCATTATGCTTGACCGCTTAAATGAATGCAAGTCTAGGGTTAACAACCTTTTCAGTAATTTATGGTGTTTCAGATTATCAATCCCGCCTAGTTGGTGGCGCTGCctataaataagtaaatactCCAGCACCAGTCTGGGGGAATTCATGCTTAGCTTTACGTAGCTCTGTATATCACCTCAGTCTAACTTAAACGTGTTAATTTGCATACTGTCACCCAATTTGTTAACTGAATTTCTACTGTTCCTGTTATTTCCAGTTGTGTTACTTACTCactctgaattttatttttttatttttttcacccTGCAGGCTTCAACGTGGAGAAAGTGCAGTATAAGAATGTGGTATTTACAGTTTGGGATGTTGGTGGACAAGAGAAACTCAGACCACTTTGGAGGCATTACTTTAATAATACAGATGGGCTGGTAATTATGACTGGTGCTTTGGTTTTGTGTATCATGTTGCTTGCATGAAAGCAACTGGGAGCGGCAAATGTGCTGCTCGTGTGCTTTTCTCCTCTTCTTGTTAATATCCATAATTTAAATGGTGACGTAGAAGAAATTCATGTTTCTGTGGTGATGACTTTGCTGCAGATCTATGTCGTCGATTCCTTGGACCGAGAGAGAATTGGGAGGGCAAAGGCAGAATTTCAGGTTGTAACATTAGGATGCTCTGCTGAATTCATAATTCTAGTTTCGAGAAGGGAATAATTCTGCTGACACTTTTATCTGCCTCCAGGCCATCATCAGTGATCCATTCATGCTCAACAGTGTCATCTTGGTATTCGCCAATAAACAGGACATGGTATGCCTTATTATTTTGACAGTCTTATGGTTTCCCTACTCCTTGACCTGTGATGTGGTGGTGGTGGACCAGTTTGACTTATTACTCTGCTCTCAATGCAAAAGAAGTTTTCTAATATAACTTCTTGGGTATATGCATTGACAGAAAGGAGCAATGACACCGATGGAGGTTTGTGAAGGACTGGGGCTTTTTGATTTGAAGAACAGAAAGTGGCATATACAAGGGACTTGCGCGTTGAGGGGAGATGGCCTTTATGAGGGCTTGGACTGGTTGGCTGGGACACTCAAGGAGATGAGAGCCGCTGGCTACTCTTCTGTTGGAACCTCATCCTTCTGATCTTCTGGTTTTGATCTTCCTCTCCACTTAtcatttatcaaatatatgcCGGCCATTCTAATTCTCTGCTTCTGATGTTTCCTGACATGTCTTTACTCTGCAGGTGTATGGATATCAATGTCATTGTTGGTTCTGCTGGTGAAGAAGCTTAAAAGTGTTGGGCATTTACATTTTGAAGTCAAGATAACTATATGTTGAGAGTCTTCAGGTCGCATGTATCAACTCGAGATATTGGTAGATGTGCTCAGCTGAGTAAGGGCTAACTTGTTCCTCATCCCGACATGTTTTTCTGTGTATATTGCAGGCACAGGTCCATTTCCAGAGCAGCTCATTCTGGCTAGTGGTTATGCCATCTTTTCATCTTCTGC from Punica granatum isolate Tunisia-2019 chromosome 2, ASM765513v2, whole genome shotgun sequence includes the following:
- the LOC116198190 gene encoding ADP-ribosylation factor 1-like 2 isoform X1; the protein is MGQAFRKLFDTFFGNTEMRVVMLGLDAAGKTTILYKLHIGEVLSTVPTIGFNVEKVQYKNVVFTVWDVGGQEKLRPLWRHYFNNTDGLIYVVDSLDRERIGRAKAEFQAIISDPFMLNSVILVFANKQDMKGAMTPMEVCEGLGLFDLKNRKWHIQGTCALRGDGLYEGLDWLAGTLKEMRAAGYSSVGTSSF
- the LOC116198190 gene encoding ADP-ribosylation factor-like isoform X2, giving the protein MLGLDAAGKTTILYKLHIGEVLSTVPTIGFNVEKVQYKNVVFTVWDVGGQEKLRPLWRHYFNNTDGLIYVVDSLDRERIGRAKAEFQAIISDPFMLNSVILVFANKQDMKGAMTPMEVCEGLGLFDLKNRKWHIQGTCALRGDGLYEGLDWLAGTLKEMRAAGYSSVGTSSF